A genomic segment from Janthinobacterium sp. 64 encodes:
- the folP gene encoding dihydropteroate synthase produces MRHYLQFGRFGFNLSGTQALVMGILNITPDSFSDAGQYQLLEFALSRAEQMMVDGVDIIDIGGESSRPGAPPLPLQDELARVMPVLYALRDCGKPLSVDTYKPEVMREAILAGADMINDINAFRAPGAIDAVQDSDCALCIMHMQNVPETMQAQPQYEDVVREVTDFLRERIDTLTAAGIARERLCVDPGFGFGKTVEQNYALLRATRHLRSELGLPVLAGLSRKSMIGAVTGRPVEQRLAGSVAGALAAVAQGAEIIRVHDVAETVDALKVWRMAH; encoded by the coding sequence ATGCGACACTATTTGCAATTCGGCCGTTTCGGCTTCAACCTGTCCGGCACGCAGGCGCTGGTGATGGGTATCCTGAACATCACGCCCGACTCCTTTTCCGATGCGGGCCAGTATCAACTGCTTGAATTTGCCCTCTCGCGCGCCGAGCAGATGATGGTCGACGGCGTCGACATCATCGATATCGGCGGCGAATCGAGCCGTCCCGGCGCGCCACCCTTGCCGCTGCAGGACGAGCTTGCGCGCGTCATGCCGGTGCTGTACGCCTTGCGCGACTGCGGCAAGCCCCTCTCCGTCGACACGTATAAACCCGAAGTGATGCGCGAAGCCATCCTGGCAGGCGCCGACATGATCAACGACATCAACGCTTTCCGCGCGCCGGGCGCCATCGACGCCGTGCAGGACAGCGACTGCGCGCTGTGCATCATGCACATGCAAAACGTGCCAGAAACCATGCAAGCCCAGCCCCAGTATGAAGACGTGGTGCGCGAAGTCACCGACTTCCTGCGCGAACGCATCGACACGCTGACGGCGGCCGGCATCGCCCGCGAGCGCCTGTGCGTCGACCCCGGCTTTGGCTTCGGCAAGACGGTGGAGCAGAACTATGCCTTGTTGCGCGCCACGCGCCACTTGCGCAGCGAGCTGGGCTTGCCCGTGCTGGCGGGCCTGTCGCGCAAGTCGATGATCGGCGCCGTCACGGGACGTCCCGTCGAGCAGCGCCTGGCCGGCAGTGTTGCCGGTGCGCTTGCTGCGGTAGCGCAAGGTGCAGAAATTATCCGTGTGCATGATGTAGCTGAAACCGTCGATGCGCTGAAGGTCTGGCGCATGGCACACTGA
- the glmM gene encoding phosphoglucosamine mutase, with protein MTRKYFGTDGIRGLVGTAPITPDFVMRLGYAAGKVLAKSQGGKARPTVLIGKDTRISGYMLEAALEAGLSAAGVDVMLAGPMPTPAIAYLTRALRLSAGVVISASHNPYHDNGIKFFSSQGTKLPDSVELEIEAALDEPMACVPSDKLGRAKRLDDAQGRYIEFCKSTFPNELDLRGLKIVVDCAHGAAYHIAPHVFHELGAEVIAIGNKPDGFNINAGFGATATKAMAEAVVEHGADLGIALDGDADRLIMCDATGRLYNGDELLYVMVKDRLATGPVAGAVGTLMTNMALEVLFKQQGIGFARAKVGDRYVLEVMKEKGWILGGEGSGHLLCLDRHTTGDGIVSALQVLSALKRSGQSLQQCLAELVLFPQTLINLRVAPGFDWQKNAAMVAEKELVEAELGDTGRVLIRASGTEPLIRVMVEAKDKDKAESMARRIADKVGV; from the coding sequence ATGACGCGTAAATATTTTGGTACCGATGGCATCCGCGGTCTGGTGGGCACGGCTCCGATCACCCCCGATTTCGTCATGCGCCTCGGCTATGCGGCCGGCAAGGTACTGGCCAAGTCGCAAGGCGGCAAGGCACGCCCGACGGTGCTGATCGGCAAGGACACGCGCATTTCCGGCTACATGCTGGAAGCGGCGCTGGAAGCGGGCCTGTCGGCCGCCGGCGTGGACGTGATGCTGGCCGGCCCCATGCCGACACCGGCGATCGCCTACCTGACGCGGGCGCTGCGCCTGTCGGCGGGTGTCGTCATCTCCGCCTCGCACAATCCCTATCACGATAATGGCATCAAGTTCTTTTCCAGCCAGGGCACCAAGCTGCCCGACAGCGTGGAACTGGAAATCGAAGCGGCGCTCGACGAGCCCATGGCCTGCGTGCCGTCGGACAAGCTGGGCCGCGCCAAGCGCCTGGACGATGCCCAGGGCCGCTACATCGAATTTTGCAAGAGCACCTTCCCGAACGAGTTGGACTTGCGCGGCCTGAAGATCGTCGTCGACTGCGCGCATGGCGCCGCCTACCATATCGCGCCGCACGTGTTCCATGAGCTGGGGGCCGAAGTCATCGCCATCGGCAACAAGCCCGATGGCTTCAACATCAATGCGGGCTTCGGCGCCACGGCAACCAAGGCCATGGCCGAAGCCGTCGTCGAGCACGGTGCGGATCTGGGCATCGCCCTCGATGGCGACGCCGACCGCCTGATCATGTGCGACGCCACGGGTCGCCTGTATAACGGCGACGAGCTGTTGTACGTCATGGTCAAGGACCGGCTGGCAACGGGCCCCGTGGCGGGCGCCGTCGGCACTTTGATGACCAATATGGCGCTGGAAGTATTGTTCAAGCAGCAGGGCATCGGCTTTGCGCGCGCCAAGGTGGGCGACCGCTACGTACTGGAAGTCATGAAGGAAAAGGGCTGGATACTGGGCGGCGAGGGCTCCGGCCATCTGCTGTGCCTGGACCGCCATACGACGGGCGACGGCATCGTTTCCGCGCTGCAAGTCTTGTCCGCGCTCAAGCGCAGCGGCCAGAGCCTGCAGCAATGCCTGGCCGAACTGGTGCTGTTCCCGCAAACCCTGATCAACCTGCGCGTGGCGCCCGGTTTCGACTGGCAGAAAAATGCCGCCATGGTGGCCGAGAAAGAACTCGTCGAGGCCGAGCTGGGCGACACGGGCCGCGTGCTGATCCGCGCCTCGGGCACGGAACCGCTGATCCGCGTGATGGTCGAGGCGAAAGACAAGGACAAGGCCGAGTCGATGGCGCGCCGCATCGCCGACAAAGTCGGTGTGTAA
- a CDS encoding FxDxF family PEP-CTERM protein, translating into MKSIQSIAIKASMLAAMTVLASAAQAATWVDVGPASGFVIAGSTVTYSPSPALQVKYYDDNLVPQDPSDVQGYINGVFGTSLGAAVSYCDNATSGCTAGTTAGWSGGVNSYTSAAAYDYLAIHFGQGELVFHWDAPVAAGTTFTVAGLPKDLSNYRAFISAVPEPETYAMLLAGLGMLGFLARRREGKQVP; encoded by the coding sequence ATGAAAAGCATACAGAGCATTGCCATCAAGGCATCCATGCTGGCCGCAATGACCGTACTGGCAAGTGCGGCGCAAGCGGCCACCTGGGTGGATGTGGGCCCGGCCAGCGGTTTCGTCATCGCCGGCAGCACCGTCACTTATTCGCCATCGCCGGCACTGCAGGTGAAATATTATGACGACAACCTGGTGCCACAGGATCCTTCGGACGTCCAGGGTTACATCAATGGCGTGTTTGGCACCAGCCTGGGCGCCGCCGTCTCGTATTGCGACAACGCCACCTCGGGCTGCACTGCCGGCACCACTGCAGGCTGGAGCGGTGGCGTCAATTCCTATACGAGCGCGGCCGCCTATGACTATCTGGCCATCCACTTCGGCCAGGGCGAACTGGTGTTCCACTGGGACGCACCCGTGGCCGCCGGCACCACTTTCACGGTGGCGGGCCTGCCCAAAGATCTGAGCAACTACAGGGCCTTCATTTCCGCCGTGCCGGAACCTGAAACCTATGCCATGCTGCTCGCCGGCCTGGGCATGCTGGGCTTCCTGGCACGCCGCCGCGAGGGAAAGCAAGTCCCATAA
- the cydD gene encoding thiol reductant ABC exporter subunit CydD produces MPTTPLSLPRFLLPRAASLAQGGAALLWLPQAALLAWAVQAMLDGAPWRAALLPAAGVLLLGVLRAGGEAWGARRMYAAARAHLSTLRAQVAQALAHRSPLDRQRAQSGQAASVIAEQAEAIVPYLVRYKPARWKVMLVPLVILAVVTPLSWIAALILLIAAPLIPVFMALVGMGAQAASRAQMVEMGSMNAFLLDRLRGLATLRALDAVDATAERLDASSQSVRRRTMVVLRIAFLSSAVLELFSALGVAMVAAFIGFSLLGSINFGTWGRELSLGQGLFILLLAPAFFEPLRELAAVWHDKAAGEAGLAGLHDLAGEGVALPGAGVAAAAVSAAAMAVAPPPAVELHQLRFAHPGEAPVFERFDLTVHAGEHVALLGASGAGKTTLLSLLAGLLPASGGEIRIGGVRLTDGTVNTLRQRMAWMGQRPHVFAASVSQNVTLGRADANAAQVTQALHLADLASVAQAQPAVMLSDGGQGLSGGEAVRLALARVALHPHADLLLVDEPTAHLDSETAARVTDALLELAKGKTMIVATHDPVLAGRLQRTVQVDALALAQEHEQEQPA; encoded by the coding sequence ATGCCGACCACGCCACTGTCTTTACCCCGCTTTCTCCTTCCCCGCGCCGCCAGCCTGGCGCAAGGTGGCGCCGCCTTGTTGTGGCTGCCACAAGCGGCCTTGCTGGCCTGGGCCGTGCAAGCCATGCTCGATGGCGCGCCGTGGCGCGCGGCCCTGCTGCCGGCCGCTGGCGTGCTGCTGCTGGGCGTGCTGCGCGCAGGCGGCGAAGCGTGGGGCGCGCGGCGCATGTACGCGGCGGCGCGCGCGCACCTGTCCACCTTGCGCGCGCAAGTGGCGCAAGCGCTGGCGCACCGTTCGCCGCTGGACCGCCAGCGCGCGCAGTCGGGCCAGGCGGCCAGCGTCATCGCCGAGCAGGCCGAAGCCATCGTGCCGTACCTGGTGCGCTACAAGCCGGCGCGCTGGAAGGTGATGCTCGTGCCGCTCGTGATCCTGGCCGTCGTCACGCCGCTGTCGTGGATCGCCGCCTTGATCCTGCTCATCGCCGCGCCCCTGATTCCCGTCTTCATGGCTCTGGTGGGCATGGGTGCGCAAGCGGCCAGCCGCGCGCAGATGGTGGAAATGGGCAGCATGAACGCCTTTCTATTGGACCGCCTGCGCGGCCTGGCCACCCTGCGCGCGCTCGACGCCGTCGACGCCACGGCCGAACGGCTCGACGCCTCGTCGCAATCCGTGCGCCGGCGCACGATGGTGGTGCTGCGCATCGCCTTTTTGTCGTCCGCCGTGCTGGAACTGTTTTCCGCGCTGGGGGTGGCCATGGTGGCGGCCTTCATCGGCTTTTCACTGTTGGGCAGCATCAATTTCGGCACCTGGGGCCGTGAGCTGAGCCTGGGGCAGGGCTTGTTCATCCTGCTGCTGGCCCCCGCGTTCTTCGAACCGCTGCGCGAACTGGCCGCCGTCTGGCACGACAAGGCGGCCGGCGAAGCGGGCCTGGCCGGCCTGCACGACCTGGCGGGCGAGGGCGTAGCCCTGCCTGGAGCCGGCGTGGCAGCGGCTGCCGTGTCCGCCGCCGCCATGGCGGTGGCACCGCCACCGGCCGTCGAACTCCATCAACTGCGCTTTGCCCACCCCGGCGAAGCGCCCGTATTCGAGCGCTTCGATTTGACGGTACATGCCGGCGAACACGTGGCCCTGCTGGGCGCCAGCGGCGCCGGCAAGACCACCTTGCTGTCGTTGCTGGCCGGCTTGCTGCCCGCCAGCGGCGGCGAGATCCGCATCGGCGGCGTGCGCCTGACCGACGGCACCGTCAATACCTTGCGCCAGCGCATGGCGTGGATGGGCCAGCGCCCGCACGTGTTTGCCGCGTCCGTCAGCCAGAATGTGACACTGGGCCGGGCAGATGCGAACGCCGCGCAGGTGACGCAGGCGCTGCACCTGGCCGACCTGGCTAGCGTGGCGCAGGCGCAGCCGGCCGTCATGCTCAGCGATGGCGGCCAGGGCTTGTCCGGCGGCGAAGCCGTGCGCCTGGCGCTGGCCCGCGTGGCCCTGCATCCGCATGCCGATTTGCTGCTGGTCGATGAGCCGACGGCCCACCTGGACAGCGAAACGGCGGCGCGCGTCACGGATGCCTTGCTGGAATTGGCCAAGGGCAAGACGATGATCGTTGCCACGCACGACCCCGTGCTGGCCGGCCGGCTGCAGCGCACGGTGCAGGTCGATGCCCTAGCCCTGGCACAGGAGCACGAACAGGAACAGCCGGCATGA
- a CDS encoding amino acid ABC transporter ATP-binding/permease protein — translation MKNSLIHNPVLRQLLLAQPGKLIAGALLAALTAVAGMALLGLSGWFITATSIAGLHASTAIVFDVFGPSAGIRLLAIGRTGSRYAERLVTHDATFAALASIRVRLFRGWSRPEAASRLLRQPARLLFRLTADIDALESLYLRLLVPAFTALCVALLAGVALGVMQWQLGLGLAAWLLLAGGGISWAVAQRARRPAIVRSRAIEKLRSGTIDLVAGQTDLVMAGRIDAQCAALAQIDRSLAQADFALLRLETAAGAAYGVAGSALLSGVLLAVAALVQQQTMSVPLAALALLIALTAVEPFAGLRRGALEAGRMLLAMRRLAPRLDGNEVALPRFDAAPGLRLEHVSAAHAGSQVAILHDVSLHIADGERVALIGPSGAGKSTLLALAARELAPLSGKVAAPRACLFTQKTELFQDSLRDNLRLADPSASDAQLWAALQAAGLDEEVRAFADGLDTMLGEGGLGLSGGQARRLALARLFLHESSLWLLDEATEALNAQVAIDVLRRLRARSEGRSLLIATHLRREAALADRLVSLRDGRIVGDARRGTAAFEAALAGLRGD, via the coding sequence ATGAAAAATTCACTGATACACAACCCCGTCCTGCGGCAATTGCTGCTGGCCCAACCCGGCAAGCTGATCGCCGGCGCCTTGCTGGCGGCCCTGACGGCGGTGGCCGGCATGGCCTTGCTGGGTTTGTCCGGCTGGTTCATCACGGCCACCTCGATTGCCGGCCTGCATGCCTCTACGGCCATCGTGTTCGACGTGTTCGGCCCGTCGGCCGGCATCCGCCTGCTGGCCATCGGCCGCACGGGCTCGCGCTATGCGGAGCGGCTCGTCACGCACGACGCCACGTTCGCCGCGCTGGCCAGCATCCGCGTGCGGCTGTTCCGTGGCTGGTCGCGCCCGGAAGCGGCCAGCCGCTTGCTGCGCCAGCCCGCCAGGCTGCTGTTCCGCCTGACGGCCGATATCGACGCGCTCGAATCGCTGTACTTGCGCCTGCTGGTGCCAGCTTTTACGGCCCTGTGCGTGGCCTTGCTGGCCGGCGTGGCGCTGGGCGTGATGCAGTGGCAGCTGGGCCTGGGCCTGGCTGCGTGGCTGCTGCTCGCCGGCGGCGGCATCAGCTGGGCCGTGGCGCAGCGTGCCCGCCGTCCCGCCATCGTGCGCTCGCGCGCCATCGAAAAATTGCGTTCCGGCACCATCGACCTGGTGGCCGGTCAGACGGATCTGGTGATGGCGGGCCGCATCGACGCCCAGTGCGCGGCGCTGGCGCAGATCGACCGTTCGCTGGCGCAAGCCGATTTTGCCCTGCTGCGCCTGGAAACGGCGGCCGGCGCCGCGTATGGCGTGGCGGGCAGCGCGCTACTTTCCGGCGTGCTGCTGGCCGTGGCCGCGCTGGTGCAGCAGCAAACGATGAGTGTTCCGCTGGCGGCCTTGGCCCTGCTGATCGCCCTGACGGCCGTGGAACCGTTCGCGGGACTGCGCCGCGGCGCGCTGGAAGCGGGGCGCATGCTGCTGGCCATGCGCCGCCTGGCGCCGCGCCTTGACGGCAATGAGGTGGCGCTGCCGCGCTTTGATGCCGCACCGGGCTTGCGCCTGGAACACGTGAGTGCTGCGCATGCGGGCAGCCAGGTCGCCATCTTGCATGACGTATCGCTGCACATCGCCGACGGCGAGCGCGTGGCCTTGATCGGCCCCAGCGGCGCGGGCAAGTCCACCTTGCTGGCCCTTGCCGCGCGCGAGCTGGCGCCGCTGTCGGGCAAGGTGGCCGCGCCGCGCGCCTGTTTGTTCACGCAGAAGACGGAACTATTTCAGGACAGCTTGCGCGACAACCTGCGCCTGGCGGACCCGTCCGCCAGCGATGCGCAGCTGTGGGCGGCGCTGCAGGCAGCCGGCCTGGACGAGGAAGTGCGCGCGTTTGCGGACGGCCTGGACACCATGCTGGGCGAGGGCGGCCTGGGCTTGTCGGGCGGCCAGGCGCGGCGATTGGCGCTGGCGCGGCTGTTCCTGCACGAATCGAGCTTGTGGCTGCTGGACGAAGCGACCGAAGCGCTCAATGCGCAGGTGGCCATCGACGTCCTGCGGCGCCTGCGCGCGCGCAGCGAAGGACGCAGCTTGCTGATCGCCACCCACTTGCGGCGCGAAGCGGCGCTGGCGGACAGGCTGGTCAGCCTGCGCGATGGCCGCATCGTCGGTGACGCGCGCCGTGGCACAGCCGCCTTCGAGGCGGCGCTAGCGGGATTGCGGGGGGACTGA
- a CDS encoding GbsR/MarR family transcriptional regulator produces the protein MKTQNIHMTPLILTFVSHFGEMGSRWGFNRTVGQVYALLFVAEHPLHADEIAEHLSFSRSNVSIGLKELQGWGLIRQSRIPGDRREYFSSLGDVWQIFRVVAAERRRREVAPTLTVLRESLLAPATEPVDQYAQERMREMYELVDLANTWFDDLQRLSPESMAQLMKMGAKVQKLLNAKDRLFGVSNNSD, from the coding sequence ATGAAAACTCAAAATATCCACATGACGCCGCTGATCCTGACCTTCGTCAGCCATTTCGGCGAGATGGGCAGCCGCTGGGGCTTTAACCGCACGGTGGGGCAAGTGTACGCCTTGTTGTTTGTCGCGGAGCATCCTTTGCACGCAGACGAAATCGCGGAACACCTGAGTTTTTCACGCTCGAACGTGAGCATCGGCTTGAAGGAATTGCAGGGCTGGGGCTTGATACGCCAGTCGCGCATTCCCGGCGACCGGCGCGAGTATTTTTCCTCGCTGGGCGATGTGTGGCAAATCTTCCGCGTGGTGGCCGCCGAGCGCCGCCGCCGCGAAGTGGCGCCCACGCTGACGGTGCTGCGCGAATCGCTGCTGGCGCCGGCCACGGAACCCGTCGACCAATATGCGCAGGAGCGCATGCGCGAAATGTATGAATTGGTCGACCTGGCCAACACCTGGTTCGACGACTTGCAGCGCCTGTCGCCCGAATCGATGGCGCAGCTGATGAAAATGGGCGCCAAGGTGCAAAAATTGCTCAACGCCAAAGACCGTCTGTTTGGCGTCAGCAACAACAGCGACTGA